The following proteins are encoded in a genomic region of Phragmites australis chromosome 9, lpPhrAust1.1, whole genome shotgun sequence:
- the LOC133929203 gene encoding uncharacterized protein LOC133929203 isoform X1 translates to MGERRYTEQEEALEIKSLRRIIAAYANYQDAGERDVKRFERSFKMLPPAHKGLLFHLGLKYQKLRWCISMNAAFIMNMLEAFEPPFDMSQYVDVDDHDYPVNMHEHSHADCAHSSEMGDCPRISISRSNSSLHEQHDCPKEDAKIHESSREIDNKKDEEDHMAGCSQPVDNNLGMSQGACNGDKDASTAAYCHDKDSASSAAYCHDKDGSASSAVENVTPQHSTASLFKLNVPPIDVDKVRCIIRNIVRDWAEEGRKERNECYKPILEELNRLFPNRSKQRPPSCLVPGAGLGRLALEISSLGFVSQGNEFSYYMLICSSFILNHTQEANEWTIYPWIHSNCNSLSDNDQLRPVSFPDIHPSSNSAGITEGFSMCAGDFVEVYSGGSQESAWDAVVTCFFLDTAHNIVEYIEIISKVLKDGGIWINLGPLLYHFADSYGPDDDMSIELSLEDVKKVAYHYGFVMEVENTIETTYTANMRAMMQNRYRAAFWTMRKNASRLKAQKRQ, encoded by the exons ATGGGCGAGCGGCGGTACACCGAGCAGGAGGAGGCCCTGGAGATCAAGTCTCTCCGCCGCATCATCGCCGCCTACGCCAA CTATCAAGATGCAGGAGAAAGGGATGTCAAGAGATTTGAACGATCATTCAAAATGCTTCCCCCTGCCCACAAG GGACTTCTTTTCCACCTTGGTCTGAAGTACCAAAAACTGAGATG GTGTATATCCATGAATGCAGCTTTTATCATGAACATGCTTGAG GCATTTGAACCTCCTTTTGACATGAGCCAGTATGTAGATGTTGATGATCATGATTATCCAGTGAACATGCACGAACATAGTCATGCGGATTGTGCTCATTCCAGTGAGATGGGTGATTGCCCGAGAATTTCTATCTCCAGAAGCAATTCCTCATTACATGAGCAGCATGATTGCCCCAAAGAAGATGCCAAGATCCATGAATCTTCAAGAGAAATTGACAATAAGAAG GATGAGGAAGATCACATGGCAGGCTGCTCCCAGCCTGTTGACAACAACTTGGGAATGTCTCAAGGTGCATGTAATGGTGATAAAGATGCGAGCACAGCAGCTTATTGTCATGATAAAGATTCTGCATCTTCTGCAGCTTATTGTCATGATAAAGATGGCTCTGCATCTTCTGCTGTTGAAAAT GTAACACCACAACACTCCACAGCTTCACTGTTCAAGTTGAATGTTCCTCCAATTGATGTTGACAAG GTAAGATGCATCATAAGAAATATCGTGCGAGATTGGGCTGAGGAG GGTCGAAAGGAACGAAATGAGTGCTATAAGCCCATTCTCGAGGAGCTTAATCGTCTTTTTCCTAACCGGAGCAAGCAGAG GCCGCCTTCATGCCTAGTCCCTGGTGCTGGGCTTGGGAGATTGGCTCTGGAGATCTCTTCTCTTG GTTTTGTAAGCCAGGGGAACGAGTTCTCATATTACATGCTGATTTGTTCAAGTTTCATCTTGAACCA CACCCAAGAAGCCAATGAATGGACTATATATCCTTGGATACACAGCAACTGCAATTCTCTTTCAGACAATGATCAACTTCGGCCTGTTTCATTTCCTGATATTCATCCTTCAAG CAACAGTGCAGGTATAACGGAGGGATTTTCGATGTGCGCTGGGGATTTTGTAGAGGTCTACAGTGGGGGAAGCCAAGAAT CTGCATGGGATGCTGTTGTAACTTGCTTCTTCTTGGATACGGCACACAATATTGTTGAATATATTGAGATCATATCAAAAGTTCTCAAGGATGGTGGG ATCTGGATAAACCTAGGTCCGCTTCTGTATCACTTCGCTGATTCATATGGGCCAGATGAT GATATGTCTATTGAACTAAGTTTGGAAGATGTGAAAAAGGTTGCTTACCATTATGGATTTGTGATGGAG GTGGAGAATACGATAGAAACCACTTACACTGCAAATATGAGAGCAATGATGCAG AATCGATACCGTGCAGCATTCTGGACAATGAGGAAGAATGCATCTCGGTTGAAAGCTCAGAAGCGTCAGTGA
- the LOC133929203 gene encoding carnosine N-methyltransferase-like isoform X3 gives MGERRYTEQEEALEIKSLRRIIAAYANYQDAGERDVKRFERSFKMLPPAHKGLLFHLGLKYQKLRWCISMNAAFIMNMLEAFEPPFDMSQYVDVDDHDYPVNMHEHSHADCAHSSEMGDCPRISISRSNSSLHEQHDCPKEDAKIHESSREIDNKKDEEDHMAGCSQPVDNNLGMSQGACNGDKDASTAAYCHDKDSASSAAYCHDKDGSASSAVENVTPQHSTASLFKLNVPPIDVDKVRCIIRNIVRDWAEEGRKERNECYKPILEELNRLFPNRSKQRPPSCLVPGAGLGRLALEISSLGFVSQGNEFSYYMLICSSFILNHTQEANEWTIYPWIHSNCNSLSDNDQLRPVSFPDIHPSSNSAGITEGFSMCAGDFVEVYSGGSQESAWDAVVTCFFLDTAHNIVEYIEIISKVLKDGGDMSIELSLEDVKKVAYHYGFVMEVENTIETTYTANMRAMMQNRYRAAFWTMRKNASRLKAQKRQ, from the exons ATGGGCGAGCGGCGGTACACCGAGCAGGAGGAGGCCCTGGAGATCAAGTCTCTCCGCCGCATCATCGCCGCCTACGCCAA CTATCAAGATGCAGGAGAAAGGGATGTCAAGAGATTTGAACGATCATTCAAAATGCTTCCCCCTGCCCACAAG GGACTTCTTTTCCACCTTGGTCTGAAGTACCAAAAACTGAGATG GTGTATATCCATGAATGCAGCTTTTATCATGAACATGCTTGAG GCATTTGAACCTCCTTTTGACATGAGCCAGTATGTAGATGTTGATGATCATGATTATCCAGTGAACATGCACGAACATAGTCATGCGGATTGTGCTCATTCCAGTGAGATGGGTGATTGCCCGAGAATTTCTATCTCCAGAAGCAATTCCTCATTACATGAGCAGCATGATTGCCCCAAAGAAGATGCCAAGATCCATGAATCTTCAAGAGAAATTGACAATAAGAAG GATGAGGAAGATCACATGGCAGGCTGCTCCCAGCCTGTTGACAACAACTTGGGAATGTCTCAAGGTGCATGTAATGGTGATAAAGATGCGAGCACAGCAGCTTATTGTCATGATAAAGATTCTGCATCTTCTGCAGCTTATTGTCATGATAAAGATGGCTCTGCATCTTCTGCTGTTGAAAAT GTAACACCACAACACTCCACAGCTTCACTGTTCAAGTTGAATGTTCCTCCAATTGATGTTGACAAG GTAAGATGCATCATAAGAAATATCGTGCGAGATTGGGCTGAGGAG GGTCGAAAGGAACGAAATGAGTGCTATAAGCCCATTCTCGAGGAGCTTAATCGTCTTTTTCCTAACCGGAGCAAGCAGAG GCCGCCTTCATGCCTAGTCCCTGGTGCTGGGCTTGGGAGATTGGCTCTGGAGATCTCTTCTCTTG GTTTTGTAAGCCAGGGGAACGAGTTCTCATATTACATGCTGATTTGTTCAAGTTTCATCTTGAACCA CACCCAAGAAGCCAATGAATGGACTATATATCCTTGGATACACAGCAACTGCAATTCTCTTTCAGACAATGATCAACTTCGGCCTGTTTCATTTCCTGATATTCATCCTTCAAG CAACAGTGCAGGTATAACGGAGGGATTTTCGATGTGCGCTGGGGATTTTGTAGAGGTCTACAGTGGGGGAAGCCAAGAAT CTGCATGGGATGCTGTTGTAACTTGCTTCTTCTTGGATACGGCACACAATATTGTTGAATATATTGAGATCATATCAAAAGTTCTCAAGGATGGTGGG GATATGTCTATTGAACTAAGTTTGGAAGATGTGAAAAAGGTTGCTTACCATTATGGATTTGTGATGGAG GTGGAGAATACGATAGAAACCACTTACACTGCAAATATGAGAGCAATGATGCAG AATCGATACCGTGCAGCATTCTGGACAATGAGGAAGAATGCATCTCGGTTGAAAGCTCAGAAGCGTCAGTGA
- the LOC133929203 gene encoding uncharacterized protein LOC133929203 isoform X2, translating to MGERRYTEQEEALEIKSLRRIIAAYANYQDAGERDVKRFERSFKMLPPAHKGLLFHLGLKYQKLRWCISMNAAFIMNMLEAFEPPFDMSQYVDVDDHDYPVNMHEHSHADCAHSSEMGDCPRISISRSNSSLHEQHDCPKEDAKIHESSREIDNKKDEEDHMAGCSQPVDNNLGMSQGACNGDKDASTAAYCHDKDSASSAAYCHDKDGSASSAVENVTPQHSTASLFKLNVPPIDVDKVRCIIRNIVRDWAEEGRKERNECYKPILEELNRLFPNRSKQRPPSCLVPGAGLGRLALEISSLGFVSQGNEFSYYMLICSSFILNHTQEANEWTIYPWIHSNCNSLSDNDQLRPVSFPDIHPSSAGITEGFSMCAGDFVEVYSGGSQESAWDAVVTCFFLDTAHNIVEYIEIISKVLKDGGIWINLGPLLYHFADSYGPDDDMSIELSLEDVKKVAYHYGFVMEVENTIETTYTANMRAMMQNRYRAAFWTMRKNASRLKAQKRQ from the exons ATGGGCGAGCGGCGGTACACCGAGCAGGAGGAGGCCCTGGAGATCAAGTCTCTCCGCCGCATCATCGCCGCCTACGCCAA CTATCAAGATGCAGGAGAAAGGGATGTCAAGAGATTTGAACGATCATTCAAAATGCTTCCCCCTGCCCACAAG GGACTTCTTTTCCACCTTGGTCTGAAGTACCAAAAACTGAGATG GTGTATATCCATGAATGCAGCTTTTATCATGAACATGCTTGAG GCATTTGAACCTCCTTTTGACATGAGCCAGTATGTAGATGTTGATGATCATGATTATCCAGTGAACATGCACGAACATAGTCATGCGGATTGTGCTCATTCCAGTGAGATGGGTGATTGCCCGAGAATTTCTATCTCCAGAAGCAATTCCTCATTACATGAGCAGCATGATTGCCCCAAAGAAGATGCCAAGATCCATGAATCTTCAAGAGAAATTGACAATAAGAAG GATGAGGAAGATCACATGGCAGGCTGCTCCCAGCCTGTTGACAACAACTTGGGAATGTCTCAAGGTGCATGTAATGGTGATAAAGATGCGAGCACAGCAGCTTATTGTCATGATAAAGATTCTGCATCTTCTGCAGCTTATTGTCATGATAAAGATGGCTCTGCATCTTCTGCTGTTGAAAAT GTAACACCACAACACTCCACAGCTTCACTGTTCAAGTTGAATGTTCCTCCAATTGATGTTGACAAG GTAAGATGCATCATAAGAAATATCGTGCGAGATTGGGCTGAGGAG GGTCGAAAGGAACGAAATGAGTGCTATAAGCCCATTCTCGAGGAGCTTAATCGTCTTTTTCCTAACCGGAGCAAGCAGAG GCCGCCTTCATGCCTAGTCCCTGGTGCTGGGCTTGGGAGATTGGCTCTGGAGATCTCTTCTCTTG GTTTTGTAAGCCAGGGGAACGAGTTCTCATATTACATGCTGATTTGTTCAAGTTTCATCTTGAACCA CACCCAAGAAGCCAATGAATGGACTATATATCCTTGGATACACAGCAACTGCAATTCTCTTTCAGACAATGATCAACTTCGGCCTGTTTCATTTCCTGATATTCATCCTTCAAG TGCAGGTATAACGGAGGGATTTTCGATGTGCGCTGGGGATTTTGTAGAGGTCTACAGTGGGGGAAGCCAAGAAT CTGCATGGGATGCTGTTGTAACTTGCTTCTTCTTGGATACGGCACACAATATTGTTGAATATATTGAGATCATATCAAAAGTTCTCAAGGATGGTGGG ATCTGGATAAACCTAGGTCCGCTTCTGTATCACTTCGCTGATTCATATGGGCCAGATGAT GATATGTCTATTGAACTAAGTTTGGAAGATGTGAAAAAGGTTGCTTACCATTATGGATTTGTGATGGAG GTGGAGAATACGATAGAAACCACTTACACTGCAAATATGAGAGCAATGATGCAG AATCGATACCGTGCAGCATTCTGGACAATGAGGAAGAATGCATCTCGGTTGAAAGCTCAGAAGCGTCAGTGA
- the LOC133929203 gene encoding uncharacterized protein LOC133929203 isoform X4, whose translation MNAAFIMNMLEAFEPPFDMSQYVDVDDHDYPVNMHEHSHADCAHSSEMGDCPRISISRSNSSLHEQHDCPKEDAKIHESSREIDNKKDEEDHMAGCSQPVDNNLGMSQGACNGDKDASTAAYCHDKDSASSAAYCHDKDGSASSAVENVTPQHSTASLFKLNVPPIDVDKVRCIIRNIVRDWAEEGRKERNECYKPILEELNRLFPNRSKQRPPSCLVPGAGLGRLALEISSLGFVSQGNEFSYYMLICSSFILNHTQEANEWTIYPWIHSNCNSLSDNDQLRPVSFPDIHPSSNSAGITEGFSMCAGDFVEVYSGGSQESAWDAVVTCFFLDTAHNIVEYIEIISKVLKDGGIWINLGPLLYHFADSYGPDDDMSIELSLEDVKKVAYHYGFVMEVENTIETTYTANMRAMMQNRYRAAFWTMRKNASRLKAQKRQ comes from the exons ATGAATGCAGCTTTTATCATGAACATGCTTGAG GCATTTGAACCTCCTTTTGACATGAGCCAGTATGTAGATGTTGATGATCATGATTATCCAGTGAACATGCACGAACATAGTCATGCGGATTGTGCTCATTCCAGTGAGATGGGTGATTGCCCGAGAATTTCTATCTCCAGAAGCAATTCCTCATTACATGAGCAGCATGATTGCCCCAAAGAAGATGCCAAGATCCATGAATCTTCAAGAGAAATTGACAATAAGAAG GATGAGGAAGATCACATGGCAGGCTGCTCCCAGCCTGTTGACAACAACTTGGGAATGTCTCAAGGTGCATGTAATGGTGATAAAGATGCGAGCACAGCAGCTTATTGTCATGATAAAGATTCTGCATCTTCTGCAGCTTATTGTCATGATAAAGATGGCTCTGCATCTTCTGCTGTTGAAAAT GTAACACCACAACACTCCACAGCTTCACTGTTCAAGTTGAATGTTCCTCCAATTGATGTTGACAAG GTAAGATGCATCATAAGAAATATCGTGCGAGATTGGGCTGAGGAG GGTCGAAAGGAACGAAATGAGTGCTATAAGCCCATTCTCGAGGAGCTTAATCGTCTTTTTCCTAACCGGAGCAAGCAGAG GCCGCCTTCATGCCTAGTCCCTGGTGCTGGGCTTGGGAGATTGGCTCTGGAGATCTCTTCTCTTG GTTTTGTAAGCCAGGGGAACGAGTTCTCATATTACATGCTGATTTGTTCAAGTTTCATCTTGAACCA CACCCAAGAAGCCAATGAATGGACTATATATCCTTGGATACACAGCAACTGCAATTCTCTTTCAGACAATGATCAACTTCGGCCTGTTTCATTTCCTGATATTCATCCTTCAAG CAACAGTGCAGGTATAACGGAGGGATTTTCGATGTGCGCTGGGGATTTTGTAGAGGTCTACAGTGGGGGAAGCCAAGAAT CTGCATGGGATGCTGTTGTAACTTGCTTCTTCTTGGATACGGCACACAATATTGTTGAATATATTGAGATCATATCAAAAGTTCTCAAGGATGGTGGG ATCTGGATAAACCTAGGTCCGCTTCTGTATCACTTCGCTGATTCATATGGGCCAGATGAT GATATGTCTATTGAACTAAGTTTGGAAGATGTGAAAAAGGTTGCTTACCATTATGGATTTGTGATGGAG GTGGAGAATACGATAGAAACCACTTACACTGCAAATATGAGAGCAATGATGCAG AATCGATACCGTGCAGCATTCTGGACAATGAGGAAGAATGCATCTCGGTTGAAAGCTCAGAAGCGTCAGTGA
- the LOC133929203 gene encoding uncharacterized protein LOC133929203 isoform X5 → MSQYVDVDDHDYPVNMHEHSHADCAHSSEMGDCPRISISRSNSSLHEQHDCPKEDAKIHESSREIDNKKDEEDHMAGCSQPVDNNLGMSQGACNGDKDASTAAYCHDKDSASSAAYCHDKDGSASSAVENVTPQHSTASLFKLNVPPIDVDKVRCIIRNIVRDWAEEGRKERNECYKPILEELNRLFPNRSKQRPPSCLVPGAGLGRLALEISSLGFVSQGNEFSYYMLICSSFILNHTQEANEWTIYPWIHSNCNSLSDNDQLRPVSFPDIHPSSNSAGITEGFSMCAGDFVEVYSGGSQESAWDAVVTCFFLDTAHNIVEYIEIISKVLKDGGIWINLGPLLYHFADSYGPDDDMSIELSLEDVKKVAYHYGFVMEVENTIETTYTANMRAMMQNRYRAAFWTMRKNASRLKAQKRQ, encoded by the exons ATGAGCCAGTATGTAGATGTTGATGATCATGATTATCCAGTGAACATGCACGAACATAGTCATGCGGATTGTGCTCATTCCAGTGAGATGGGTGATTGCCCGAGAATTTCTATCTCCAGAAGCAATTCCTCATTACATGAGCAGCATGATTGCCCCAAAGAAGATGCCAAGATCCATGAATCTTCAAGAGAAATTGACAATAAGAAG GATGAGGAAGATCACATGGCAGGCTGCTCCCAGCCTGTTGACAACAACTTGGGAATGTCTCAAGGTGCATGTAATGGTGATAAAGATGCGAGCACAGCAGCTTATTGTCATGATAAAGATTCTGCATCTTCTGCAGCTTATTGTCATGATAAAGATGGCTCTGCATCTTCTGCTGTTGAAAAT GTAACACCACAACACTCCACAGCTTCACTGTTCAAGTTGAATGTTCCTCCAATTGATGTTGACAAG GTAAGATGCATCATAAGAAATATCGTGCGAGATTGGGCTGAGGAG GGTCGAAAGGAACGAAATGAGTGCTATAAGCCCATTCTCGAGGAGCTTAATCGTCTTTTTCCTAACCGGAGCAAGCAGAG GCCGCCTTCATGCCTAGTCCCTGGTGCTGGGCTTGGGAGATTGGCTCTGGAGATCTCTTCTCTTG GTTTTGTAAGCCAGGGGAACGAGTTCTCATATTACATGCTGATTTGTTCAAGTTTCATCTTGAACCA CACCCAAGAAGCCAATGAATGGACTATATATCCTTGGATACACAGCAACTGCAATTCTCTTTCAGACAATGATCAACTTCGGCCTGTTTCATTTCCTGATATTCATCCTTCAAG CAACAGTGCAGGTATAACGGAGGGATTTTCGATGTGCGCTGGGGATTTTGTAGAGGTCTACAGTGGGGGAAGCCAAGAAT CTGCATGGGATGCTGTTGTAACTTGCTTCTTCTTGGATACGGCACACAATATTGTTGAATATATTGAGATCATATCAAAAGTTCTCAAGGATGGTGGG ATCTGGATAAACCTAGGTCCGCTTCTGTATCACTTCGCTGATTCATATGGGCCAGATGAT GATATGTCTATTGAACTAAGTTTGGAAGATGTGAAAAAGGTTGCTTACCATTATGGATTTGTGATGGAG GTGGAGAATACGATAGAAACCACTTACACTGCAAATATGAGAGCAATGATGCAG AATCGATACCGTGCAGCATTCTGGACAATGAGGAAGAATGCATCTCGGTTGAAAGCTCAGAAGCGTCAGTGA